One window of the Gambusia affinis linkage group LG01, SWU_Gaff_1.0, whole genome shotgun sequence genome contains the following:
- the LOC122832070 gene encoding potassium voltage-gated channel subfamily A member 2-like produces the protein MTVATSDPTDEAATHSGQPHDQYDPEPDHECCERVVINISGLRFETQLKTLSQFPDTLLGDPKKRMRYFDPLRNEYFFDRNRPSFDAILYYYQSGGRLRRPVNVTLDIFSEEIRFYELGEEAMEIFREDEGFIKEEERPLPENEFQRQVWLLFEYPESSGPARIIAIISVMVILISIVSFCLETLPLFRNEDEEMYNYPLHSMSNSTSTYDPSKYFTDPFFIVETLCIIWFSFEFLVRFFACPSKAGFFGNIMNIIDIVAIIPYFITLGTELAERPEDSQAGQQAMSLAILRVIRLVRVFRIFKLSRHSKGLQILGQTLKASMRELGLLIFFLFIGVILFSSAVYFAEADEPHSQFSSIPEAFWWAVVSMTTVGYGDMVPTTIGGKIVGSLCAIAGVLTIALPVPVIVSNFNYFYHRETEGEEQAQYLNIPSVPKGNSADDLKKSGRSGSGSTLSKSDYVEIQEPVNHNTEDFRPEGKKTGNCTLVNTNFVNITKMRTDV, from the coding sequence ATGACGGTTGCCACCAGCGACCCTACAGATGAAGCAGCAACGCATTCAGGTCAGCCTCATGACCAGTATGACCCAGAGCCAGACCATGAGTGTTGCGAGAGAGTTGTCATCAACATTTCAGGCTTGCGCTTCGAGACTCAGCTGAAGACCCTATCTCAGTTTCCAGATACACTGCTGGGTGATCCCAAGAAAAGGATGAGATATTTTGATCCCCTCCGGAATGAGTACTTCTTTGACCGGAATCGGCCGAGTTTTGATGCTATCCTGTATTACTACCAATCTGGTGGGAGGCTCCGCCGGCCTGTCAATGTGACTCTAGACATATTTTCTGAGGAAATCCGATTTTATGAGTTGGGTGAGGAGGCTATGGAAATTTTCAGAGAAGATGAAGGTTTTATAAAGGAAGAGGAGAGGCCACTGCCAGAAAATGAGTTTCAGAGACAAGTGTGGCTTCTGTTTGAATATCCAGAGAGCTCGGGTCCAGCTCGAATCATTGCCATCATTTCCGTCATGGTGATTCTTATATCGATTGTAAGCTTCTGCCTGGAAACACTGCCACTTTTCCGAAATGAAGATGAGGAGATGTACAATTACCCACTGCATTCCATGTCCAACTCCACCTCTACGTATGACccctcaaaatattttacagatcCTTTCTTCATTGTGGAGACCCTCTGCATCATCtggttttcttttgagtttctCGTTCGATTTTTTGCCTGTCCAAGCAAAGCTGGATTTTTTGGTAACATTATGAACATTATAGATATTGTGGCAATTATTCCATACTTCATCACCCTGGGCACAGAACTTGCGGAAAGGCCAGAGGATAGCCAGGCTGGCCAGCAGGCCATGTCCTTGGCCATACTCCGTGTCATCCGTCTAGTAAGGGTGTTTCGCATCTTCAAGCTCTCACGTCACTCTAAGGGTCTCCAGATCTTAGGACAGACACTGAAGGCCAGTATGCGTGAGCTGGGCCTCctaatcttttttctgtttattggtGTAATTCTCTTCTCTAGCGCTGTCTACTTTGCAGAAGCAGACGAGCCACATTCACAGTTTAGCAGCATCCCTGAAGCATTTTGGTGGGCAGTGGTTTCCATGACCACTGTAGGCTATGGAGACATGGTACCGACCACTATTGGAGGAAAAATTGTGGGCTCTCTCTGTGCAATTGCTGGTGTGCTGACTATTGCCTTGCCCGTGCCTGTCATTGTATCAAATTTTAACTATTTCTaccacagagagacagagggtGAGGAACAAGCGCAGTATCTGAATATCCCAAGTGTGCCTAAAGGCAATTCTGCTGATGATCTGAAGAAGAGTGGTCGAAGTGGGAGCGGATCCACCCTCAGTAAGTCTGACTATGTTGAGATCCAGGAGCCTGTTAACCACAATACTGAGGACTTCAGACCAGAGggcaaaaaaacaggaaactgcaCTCTGGTCAATACTAATTTCGTAAATATCACTAAAATGCGTACAGATGTATAA